Proteins from a single region of Bactrocera neohumeralis isolate Rockhampton unplaced genomic scaffold, APGP_CSIRO_Bneo_wtdbg2-racon-allhic-juicebox.fasta_v2 cluster10, whole genome shotgun sequence:
- the LOC126765092 gene encoding putative nuclease HARBI1 — MAVDGTHIKIMAPTRDKHLYYNRKGFSSLNVMIVCDHKMQIRYVSAKYPGSSHDSHIWDLSDIKTISTTNYRRGNANLILGDKGYPLQPWLITPFREPITCLRKRRFNTYHAKGRIVVEKTIGLLKSVFCCLCSERGLHYAPYKTARIVNFCCALHNIRLHFNSNENFNEPHLDISENEYSNNDDNDLNDMPTDEANRIRETFLDMF; from the exons ATGGCAGTTGATGGAACTCACATAAAGATAATGGCTCCAACGAGAGATAAACATCTTTATTATAATCGCAAAGGATTCTCAAGTCTGAACGTTATGATA GTGTGCGACCACAAAATGCAAATACGCTACGTTAGTGCAAAATATCCTGGCAGTAGTCACGATTCTCATATATGGGATTTGAGTGACATAAAAACTATCAGCACAACCAATTATCGGAGAGgaaatgcaaatttaatattag GAGACAAAGGGTATCCTCTTCAACCATGGCTCATAACTCCATTTAGAGAACCAATCACATGCCTCAGAAAAAGAAGATTTAATACGTATCATGCTAAAGGCCGAATAGTTGTTGAGAAAACAATAGGTTTATTAAAATCAGTATTTTGTTGCCTTTGCAGTGAACGAGGACTACATTACGCACCATATAAAACAGCGCGTATTGTTAATTTCTGCTGTGCATTGCATAATATTCGTTTGCATTTTAATTCtaacgaaaattttaatgagCCACACCTGGATATATCTGAAAATGAATATTCAAACAATGATGACAATGATTTAAATGATATGCCTACCGACGAAGCAAATAGAATAAGAGAAACTTTTTTAGATATGTTTTAG